From Methylobacterium radiodurans, a single genomic window includes:
- a CDS encoding NepR family anti-sigma factor, whose product MSGASDRADGVAPVQPENSGTTRDGAGALPPAVRDHLGAQLRESYALLIEEPAPDAFVGLIRRLVAALDGHAATEEKTFGEDLIAALPALRAFALSLAVSAARADDLVQETVLKAWANREKFRPGTNFTAWLFTILRNQFYSEIRKHRREIEDVDGAAAATMISLPDQVERIALQNVWSTMAKLPASQREALLLVGAHGLTYEAAAEVIGCQTGTVKSRVSRARAWLADALGLDRAEPGLLSGSPRV is encoded by the coding sequence GTGAGCGGAGCGAGCGACCGTGCCGATGGGGTAGCGCCCGTGCAGCCCGAGAACAGCGGCACGACACGTGACGGCGCGGGTGCCCTGCCCCCCGCCGTCCGGGACCATCTCGGCGCCCAGCTGCGCGAGAGCTACGCCCTGCTGATCGAGGAGCCGGCCCCCGACGCCTTCGTCGGCCTGATCCGCCGCCTCGTGGCGGCCCTCGACGGCCATGCGGCAACGGAGGAGAAGACCTTCGGTGAGGATCTCATCGCGGCGCTCCCGGCGCTGCGCGCCTTCGCCCTGTCGCTGGCGGTGAGCGCCGCGCGGGCGGACGACCTCGTGCAGGAGACCGTGCTGAAGGCCTGGGCCAACCGGGAGAAGTTCCGGCCCGGCACGAACTTCACCGCGTGGCTCTTCACGATCCTGCGCAACCAGTTCTACAGCGAGATCCGCAAGCACCGCCGCGAGATCGAGGACGTGGACGGCGCCGCCGCCGCGACCATGATCAGCCTGCCCGATCAGGTCGAGCGGATCGCGCTCCAGAACGTCTGGTCGACGATGGCGAAGCTCCCGGCCTCGCAGCGGGAGGCGCTGCTGCTCGTCGGCGCGCACGGCCTCACCTACGAGGCCGCCGCCGAGGTGATCGGCTGCCAGACCGGCACCGTGAAGAGCCGCGTCAGCCGCGCCCGCGCCTGGCTCGCCGACGCGCTCGGCCTCGACCGGGCCGAGCCGGGCCTGCTGTCGGGGTCCCCGCGAGTCTGA
- a CDS encoding calcium:proton antiporter, whose translation MSGLVRLAAAWASVAAFWWFGKDWLGDLGSPLWASLLFGWLLAVILWAAFGVVHEAEELAEMLGEPFGTLILTLAIVIIEVALVSAVMLSAKAAPTLGRDTMFAVLMIVLNGVVGLGLLVGGLRHHQQSYNLQGASAFLAVIIPLTTIALIIPNFTTSTPDGSLTRFQALAFSAFTVALYGVFLLIQTGRHSDFFKDPRARAEAERTEAVEAPAKHRASAGAVVRHIGLLVANIVPIVLLSKSLATILDHGIAALGAPSALGGVLIAAIVFTPEGISSLKAIARNELQRAINLCLGAATSTIGLTVPAVLAIGLMSGQTVILGLSPTGMTLLAVTLILSGLTFSGPRTTVLEGAVHLILFFVYIVLIFSP comes from the coding sequence ATGAGCGGACTTGTGCGGCTGGCGGCGGCGTGGGCGAGCGTCGCGGCGTTCTGGTGGTTCGGCAAGGACTGGCTCGGCGACCTCGGCAGTCCGCTCTGGGCGAGCCTGCTGTTCGGATGGCTGCTCGCGGTCATCCTGTGGGCCGCCTTCGGGGTGGTGCACGAGGCCGAGGAACTCGCTGAGATGCTGGGCGAGCCCTTCGGCACGCTGATCCTGACGCTCGCCATCGTGATCATCGAGGTGGCGCTGGTCTCGGCGGTGATGCTCTCCGCCAAGGCCGCGCCGACGCTCGGGCGCGACACCATGTTCGCGGTGCTGATGATCGTGCTGAACGGGGTGGTGGGCCTCGGGCTGCTGGTCGGCGGCCTGCGCCACCACCAGCAGAGCTACAACCTGCAGGGCGCCTCAGCCTTCCTGGCGGTGATCATCCCGCTCACCACCATCGCGCTGATCATCCCGAATTTCACCACCTCGACGCCCGACGGCTCGCTGACGCGGTTCCAGGCCCTGGCCTTCTCGGCCTTCACGGTGGCGCTCTACGGAGTGTTCCTGCTGATCCAGACGGGCCGACACAGCGACTTCTTCAAGGATCCGCGGGCGCGGGCCGAGGCCGAGCGGACCGAGGCGGTCGAGGCACCGGCCAAGCACCGCGCCTCGGCCGGCGCGGTCGTCCGGCACATCGGGCTCTTGGTCGCCAACATCGTGCCGATCGTGCTCCTATCGAAGAGCCTCGCGACGATCCTCGACCACGGTATCGCGGCGCTCGGCGCCCCGTCCGCGCTCGGCGGCGTGCTAATCGCCGCCATCGTGTTCACGCCGGAGGGCATCTCGTCGCTCAAGGCCATCGCCCGCAACGAACTGCAGCGGGCGATCAACCTGTGCCTGGGGGCGGCGACCTCGACGATCGGCCTCACCGTGCCGGCGGTCCTGGCGATCGGGCTGATGTCGGGCCAGACCGTGATCCTGGGCCTGAGCCCCACCGGCATGACGCTGCTCGCCGTCACGCTGATCCTCAGCGGCCTGACCTTCTCGGGGCCGCGCACGACGGTGCTGGAGGGCGCCGTGCACCTGATCCTGTTCTTCGTCTACATCGTGCTGATCTTCAGCCCGTAG
- the gltX gene encoding glutamate--tRNA ligase: protein MIAPTSPAPLVRFAPSPTGYLHIGNARPALLNALFARARGGRFLLRLDDTDRERSTAEFAEAIGEDLAWLGIVPDLFARQSDRVALYDAAAEQLRATGRLYPCYETAEELERRRKRQLGRGLPPIYDRASLSLTPEQRAAYEAEGRRPHWRFKLDQRTVGWDDLVRGAAHVDCASLSDPVLIRADGSYLYTLPSVVDDAEMGITHVIRGEDHVTNTGVQVQIFEALGAPVPVFGHHNLLTTADGEGLSKRLGHLSLRSLRAAGYEPAAVRALAVLTGSAEAVRPVASLDELAGLVDLAHISRAPARFDPHELDGLNARLIHAMPYAEAADRLAALGVSAALAEPFWLAVRANLGRVEDAAGWWRVVTGPVAPVLAEADAEVTEAAAATLPPEPWGPETWKAWTGVVRERTGRKGKALFMPLRLALTGLDHGPDLAGLLPLIGRERAARRLAGEAA from the coding sequence ATGATCGCGCCGACCTCGCCCGCACCGCTCGTCCGCTTCGCGCCCTCGCCGACCGGCTACCTCCACATCGGCAACGCGCGGCCGGCGCTGCTCAACGCGCTCTTCGCCCGCGCCCGGGGCGGGCGCTTCCTGCTGCGCCTCGACGACACCGACCGCGAGCGCTCGACCGCGGAGTTCGCCGAGGCCATCGGCGAGGACCTCGCCTGGCTCGGGATCGTGCCGGACCTGTTCGCGCGCCAGTCCGACCGGGTGGCACTCTACGACGCGGCCGCCGAGCAGCTGCGGGCGACGGGCCGGCTCTATCCCTGCTACGAGACCGCCGAGGAATTGGAGCGCCGCCGCAAGCGCCAGCTCGGGCGCGGCCTGCCGCCGATCTACGACCGGGCGAGCTTGAGCCTCACCCCAGAGCAGCGCGCCGCCTACGAGGCGGAGGGGCGGCGCCCGCACTGGCGGTTCAAGCTCGACCAGCGCACGGTCGGCTGGGACGATCTCGTGCGCGGGGCCGCCCACGTCGATTGCGCCTCGCTCTCGGACCCGGTGCTGATCCGCGCCGACGGCAGCTACCTCTACACGCTGCCCTCCGTGGTGGACGATGCCGAGATGGGGATCACCCACGTGATCCGCGGCGAGGACCACGTGACCAACACGGGCGTGCAGGTCCAGATCTTCGAGGCCCTGGGCGCGCCCGTGCCGGTCTTCGGCCACCACAATCTGCTGACCACGGCGGACGGGGAGGGGCTGTCGAAGCGCCTCGGCCATCTCTCGCTGCGCTCGCTCCGCGCGGCGGGCTACGAGCCGGCGGCCGTCCGCGCGCTGGCCGTGCTCACCGGCTCGGCCGAGGCCGTGCGCCCGGTCGCCTCCCTCGACGAACTCGCCGGGCTCGTCGACCTCGCCCACATCTCGCGCGCGCCCGCCCGCTTCGACCCGCACGAGCTCGACGGGCTCAACGCCCGGCTCATCCACGCGATGCCCTACGCGGAGGCGGCCGACAGGCTCGCCGCGCTCGGGGTGTCGGCGGCTTTGGCCGAGCCGTTCTGGCTCGCCGTGCGGGCCAATCTCGGCCGCGTCGAGGACGCCGCCGGGTGGTGGCGGGTGGTGACGGGGCCGGTGGCACCGGTGCTGGCCGAGGCGGACGCCGAGGTGACGGAGGCCGCCGCCGCAACCCTTCCGCCCGAGCCCTGGGGGCCGGAGACCTGGAAGGCCTGGACCGGCGTCGTCCGCGAGCGGACGGGCCGGAAGGGCAAGGCCCTGTTCATGCCGCTGCGGCTCGCGCTCACCGGCCTCGACCACGGCCCGGACCTCGCCGGGCTGCTGCCCCTGATCGGGCGGGAGCGGGCGGCGCGGCGGCTCGCCGGAGAGGCGGCCTGA
- a CDS encoding aspartate aminotransferase family protein, giving the protein MSQIRPNTPSLDAFWMPFTANRQFKAAPRILVSAEGMHYTSDDGRRILDGTAGLWCVNAGHGRRDIADAVARQLASLDFAPTFQMGHPGAFDFAERLAAIAPGGPEAGLDRVFLANSGSEAVDTALKIALAYQRAIGQGTRTRLIGRERGYHGVGFGGISVGGIVSNRRAFPQLPGIDHLRHTHDPARNAFAKGQPEHGAELADDLERLVALHGAETIAACIVEPVAGSTGVLIPPRGYLERLREICTRHGILLIFDEVITGFGRLGAPFAADYFGVVPDLVTAAKGITNGTVPMGAVFARRAVHDALMQGPEGIELFHGYTYSGHPVACAAGLATLDIYAREGLLTRAADLAEDWAVAMHDLRGRAHVCDIRTIGLVAGIELTPRADAPGKRAYEVFTDCFRRGLLIRVTGDIIALSPPLTVEREQIREMAEIVGAAIDRVA; this is encoded by the coding sequence ATGTCGCAGATCCGCCCGAACACCCCCTCGCTCGACGCCTTCTGGATGCCGTTCACGGCCAACCGCCAGTTCAAGGCGGCGCCCCGGATCCTCGTCTCGGCCGAGGGCATGCACTACACGTCCGACGACGGCCGGCGGATCCTCGACGGCACGGCCGGGCTCTGGTGCGTCAATGCCGGGCACGGGCGCCGCGACATCGCCGACGCGGTGGCGCGCCAACTCGCGAGCCTCGATTTCGCGCCGACCTTCCAGATGGGGCATCCGGGCGCCTTCGACTTCGCCGAGCGGCTCGCCGCGATCGCGCCGGGCGGTCCCGAGGCGGGGCTCGACCGGGTGTTCCTCGCCAATTCCGGGTCGGAAGCGGTCGATACCGCGCTCAAGATCGCGCTCGCCTACCAGCGGGCGATCGGGCAGGGCACGCGCACGCGGCTGATCGGGCGCGAGCGCGGCTATCACGGCGTCGGCTTCGGCGGCATCTCGGTCGGCGGCATCGTGTCGAACCGGCGCGCCTTCCCGCAGCTACCCGGCATCGACCACCTGCGCCACACGCACGATCCGGCGCGCAACGCCTTCGCGAAGGGCCAGCCCGAGCACGGGGCCGAACTCGCCGACGACCTCGAGCGGCTGGTGGCGCTCCACGGGGCGGAGACGATCGCGGCCTGCATCGTCGAGCCTGTCGCGGGTTCGACCGGCGTGCTGATCCCGCCGCGGGGCTATCTGGAGCGCCTGCGCGAGATCTGCACCCGTCACGGCATCCTGCTGATCTTCGACGAGGTGATCACCGGGTTCGGGCGGCTCGGCGCGCCATTCGCGGCCGATTATTTCGGCGTGGTGCCGGACCTCGTCACCGCGGCCAAGGGCATCACCAACGGCACGGTGCCGATGGGCGCGGTCTTCGCCCGGCGCGCGGTCCACGACGCCCTGATGCAGGGGCCGGAGGGGATCGAGCTGTTCCACGGCTACACCTATTCGGGGCATCCGGTGGCCTGCGCGGCGGGGCTCGCCACGCTCGACATCTACGCCCGGGAGGGGCTCCTCACCCGCGCGGCGGATCTGGCCGAGGACTGGGCTGTGGCGATGCACGACCTGCGCGGGCGCGCCCATGTCTGCGACATCCGCACCATCGGTCTCGTCGCGGGCATCGAGCTGACCCCGCGGGCGGACGCGCCGGGCAAGCGCGCCTACGAGGTCTTCACCGACTGCTTCCGGCGCGGGCTGCTGATCCGGGTGACCGGCGACATCATCGCGCTCTCGCCCCCGTTGACCGTGGAGCGCGAGCAGATCCGCGAGATGGCCGAGATCGTCGGCGCGGCGATCGACCGGGTCGCCTGA
- the murJ gene encoding murein biosynthesis integral membrane protein MurJ, whose translation MIRSILSVGGWTLVSRATGFARDVVMAAVMGAGPIADAFVVAFRLPNHFRAIFGEGAFNTAFVPAYAGLAEAGEPGAARAFADRIFSLMLAVQVVLLGLALPLMPLVVRALAPGFAEDPERFGLAVSLTRITFPYLLFMTLVTLTTGILNAHRRFAAGAGAPVLLNLAMLAALALAFLFPNAAYAAAWGVCVSGILQFGLVWWDARRAGIAPGLARPTVRDPAMARFFRVLGPAVIGSAGFQIAVFADTIIASLLPVGAVSALWYADRLYQLPLGVIGIAAGTVLLPEMSRRIAAGDVAGAHAAQNRSAGFSLALSAPFTVAFLALPGLIMAALFQRGAFGAEDAARAAEVLAAYGLALPAVVLVRSAVASFYARQDTKTPLWASLTAILVNVALKLVLTGPYGVTGLALATAISQWVNLALLVVLAHRRGWTAPGRALGLTVLGVCAACAGLALVAVYGLPLADRLVPALPHGREIAVLGLLGLTGAAVYGALLLGLLHLFGLRLRRR comes from the coding sequence GTGATCCGCTCCATCCTCTCGGTCGGCGGCTGGACGCTCGTCTCGCGCGCCACGGGCTTCGCCCGCGACGTGGTGATGGCCGCCGTGATGGGTGCCGGGCCGATCGCCGACGCCTTCGTGGTGGCCTTCCGGCTGCCGAACCATTTCCGGGCGATCTTCGGCGAGGGCGCCTTCAACACCGCCTTCGTGCCGGCCTATGCGGGACTCGCCGAGGCGGGAGAGCCGGGCGCGGCCCGGGCCTTCGCGGACCGCATCTTCAGCCTGATGCTCGCCGTGCAGGTCGTGTTGCTGGGCCTCGCGCTCCCGCTGATGCCGCTGGTGGTGCGGGCGCTGGCCCCCGGCTTCGCCGAGGATCCGGAGCGCTTCGGGCTCGCGGTCTCGCTCACCCGCATCACCTTCCCGTACCTGCTGTTCATGACGCTGGTGACGCTGACCACCGGCATCCTCAACGCGCACCGCCGCTTCGCCGCGGGCGCGGGTGCGCCGGTGCTGCTCAACCTCGCGATGCTGGCCGCGCTCGCGCTCGCTTTCCTGTTCCCGAACGCCGCATACGCCGCCGCCTGGGGCGTCTGCGTCTCCGGCATCCTGCAGTTCGGCCTGGTCTGGTGGGACGCGCGCCGCGCCGGCATCGCGCCGGGGCTCGCCCGACCGACCGTCCGCGACCCCGCCATGGCGCGCTTCTTCCGGGTGCTCGGCCCCGCCGTGATCGGCTCGGCCGGGTTCCAGATCGCAGTCTTCGCCGACACCATCATCGCGAGCCTGCTGCCGGTCGGCGCGGTCTCGGCGCTCTGGTACGCCGACCGGCTCTACCAGCTGCCGCTCGGCGTCATCGGCATCGCGGCCGGCACCGTGCTGCTGCCGGAGATGAGCCGGCGCATCGCGGCGGGCGACGTGGCGGGCGCGCACGCGGCGCAGAACCGCTCGGCGGGCTTCTCGCTCGCGCTGTCGGCGCCCTTCACGGTGGCCTTCCTCGCCCTGCCGGGGCTGATCATGGCGGCCCTGTTCCAGCGCGGCGCCTTCGGGGCGGAGGACGCCGCCCGCGCCGCCGAGGTTCTGGCCGCCTACGGGCTGGCGCTGCCCGCCGTGGTGCTGGTGCGCAGCGCGGTGGCGAGCTTCTACGCCCGGCAGGACACCAAGACGCCGCTCTGGGCCTCGCTCACGGCGATCCTGGTCAACGTCGCGCTGAAGCTCGTTCTGACCGGCCCCTACGGCGTCACCGGCCTCGCGCTCGCCACCGCGATCAGCCAGTGGGTGAACCTCGCCCTCCTGGTCGTGCTGGCCCATCGCAGGGGCTGGACCGCGCCGGGGCGCGCGCTCGGCCTCACCGTGCTCGGTGTCTGCGCCGCCTGCGCGGGCCTCGCGCTGGTGGCGGTCTACGGCCTCCCACTCGCCGACCGGCTGGTGCCGGCACTGCCGCACGGGCGCGAGATCGCGGTGCTGGGGCTGCTGGGTCTCACGGGCGCCGCCGTCTACGGCGCCCTGCTCCTGGGCCTGCTCCACCTGTTCGGCCTGCGCCTGCGGCGGCGCTGA
- a CDS encoding superoxide dismutase, translated as MTFTLPELPYAYDALAPYMSKETLEFHHDKHHKAYVDTGNKLLEGTDLQGKSVEEIVKASYNTNQALFNNAGQHYNHVHFWQWMKPNGGGNPPGALAKKIDEDLGGFEKFKADFIQAGIGQFGSGWAWLAVKDGKLAILKTPNGENPLVHGAKPILGVDVWEHSYYIDYRNRRPDYLKAFIENLVNWEHVEKMYSEATA; from the coding sequence ATGACCTTCACCCTGCCGGAACTGCCCTACGCCTACGACGCCCTGGCGCCCTACATGTCGAAGGAGACCCTCGAGTTCCACCACGACAAGCACCACAAGGCCTATGTCGACACGGGCAACAAGCTGCTCGAGGGCACCGACCTCCAGGGCAAGAGCGTCGAGGAGATCGTCAAGGCGAGCTACAACACGAACCAAGCGCTGTTCAACAACGCCGGCCAGCACTACAACCACGTCCACTTCTGGCAGTGGATGAAGCCGAACGGCGGCGGAAACCCGCCCGGCGCGCTGGCCAAGAAGATCGACGAGGATCTCGGCGGCTTCGAGAAGTTCAAGGCCGACTTCATCCAGGCCGGCATCGGCCAGTTCGGCTCGGGCTGGGCCTGGCTCGCTGTCAAGGACGGCAAGCTCGCCATCCTGAAGACCCCGAACGGCGAGAACCCGCTCGTGCACGGCGCCAAGCCGATCCTCGGTGTCGATGTCTGGGAGCACTCCTACTACATCGACTACCGCAACCGCCGCCCCGACTACCTCAAGGCCTTCATCGAGAACCTCGTAAACTGGGAGCACGTGGAGAAGATGTACAGCGAGGCCACCGCCTGA
- the oxlT gene encoding oxalate/formate MFS antiporter, which translates to MERQDTSSAKWWQLAFGILCMAMIANLQYGWTLFVDPIDAKYHWGRAAIQFAFTLFVATETWLVPVEAWFVDRYGPRIVVCFGGVMIALAWVLNAHASSLPMLYAGSVIGGIGAGSVYGTCVGNALKWFPDRRGLAAGATAAGFGAGAALTVVPIAKMIATSGYENAFLYFGLGQGAVVVVMSFLLRKPSVSAPVRRKSLRLPQTQVDRTPREAVRTPVFWVMYAMFVMVASGGLMAAAQIAPIAHDFKVADVPVSVLGLQMAALTLAISLDRIFDGFGRPFFGYVSDRIGRENTMFIAFSTAAFAVILLLAYGRNPLVFVFATAIYFGVFGEIYSLFPATCGDTFGSKYAASNAGLLYTAKGSAAMLVPFGSMVAAAYGWTAVFGLIIGLNVTAAALAMFVLRPMRLRYLAGSQTAEAPAGRPVQAV; encoded by the coding sequence ATGGAACGCCAGGACACCTCGTCCGCCAAATGGTGGCAGCTCGCCTTCGGCATCCTCTGCATGGCGATGATCGCCAACCTGCAGTACGGCTGGACGCTCTTCGTCGACCCGATCGACGCCAAGTACCACTGGGGTCGCGCCGCGATCCAATTCGCCTTCACCCTCTTCGTCGCCACCGAGACCTGGCTCGTGCCGGTCGAGGCGTGGTTCGTGGATCGCTACGGCCCGCGGATCGTGGTCTGCTTCGGCGGCGTGATGATCGCGCTCGCCTGGGTGCTCAACGCCCACGCCTCCTCACTCCCCATGCTCTACGCTGGCTCGGTGATCGGCGGCATCGGCGCGGGCTCGGTCTACGGCACCTGCGTGGGCAACGCCCTGAAGTGGTTCCCGGACCGCCGCGGCCTCGCCGCCGGTGCCACCGCCGCGGGCTTCGGCGCGGGCGCGGCGCTGACCGTCGTGCCGATCGCCAAGATGATCGCCACCAGCGGTTACGAGAACGCCTTCCTGTATTTCGGCCTCGGTCAGGGTGCCGTCGTGGTGGTGATGTCGTTCCTGCTGCGCAAGCCGAGCGTCAGCGCGCCGGTCCGGCGCAAGAGCCTGCGCCTGCCCCAGACGCAGGTCGACCGCACACCCCGCGAGGCGGTCCGCACGCCGGTCTTCTGGGTGATGTACGCGATGTTCGTGATGGTGGCCTCGGGAGGCCTGATGGCGGCCGCCCAGATCGCCCCGATCGCCCACGACTTCAAGGTCGCCGACGTACCGGTCTCGGTCCTCGGCCTGCAGATGGCGGCGCTCACCCTCGCGATCTCGCTCGACCGCATCTTCGACGGATTCGGCCGGCCGTTCTTCGGCTACGTCTCCGATCGGATCGGGCGCGAGAACACGATGTTCATCGCCTTCAGCACGGCCGCCTTCGCGGTGATCCTGCTGCTGGCCTACGGCCGCAACCCGCTGGTCTTCGTCTTCGCCACGGCGATCTATTTCGGCGTGTTTGGCGAGATCTACTCGCTGTTCCCGGCAACCTGCGGTGACACCTTCGGCTCGAAGTACGCCGCCAGCAACGCCGGCCTGCTCTACACCGCCAAGGGCTCGGCCGCGATGCTCGTACCGTTCGGCAGCATGGTCGCGGCGGCCTATGGCTGGACAGCGGTGTTCGGGCTGATCATCGGCCTCAACGTCACGGCGGCGGCGCTTGCCATGTTCGTCCTGCGCCCGATGCGCCTGCGCTACCTCGCAGGCAGCCAGACGGCGGAGGCGCCGGCCGGCCGACCCGTCCAGGCTGTCTGA
- a CDS encoding SRPBCC family protein — protein MLRLALPTLVLLAGTLPGHAIEVQKSADLPAHPDKVWQTIGDFCGIADWHPVVEKCVASEKDGQKIRTLSLKGGGTLVEQQVSRDDKVMSYTYTILEGPLPVSDYRSTLAVAPEGSGSKVTWQGSFGAKGVPDTVAQDAISGIYEAGLKSLADKAK, from the coding sequence ATGCTGCGCCTCGCCCTGCCCACCCTCGTTCTGCTCGCCGGTACGCTGCCCGGCCACGCGATCGAGGTGCAGAAGTCGGCCGATCTCCCCGCCCATCCCGACAAGGTCTGGCAGACGATCGGCGATTTCTGCGGCATCGCCGACTGGCATCCGGTGGTCGAGAAATGCGTGGCTTCCGAGAAGGACGGGCAGAAGATCCGCACGCTCAGCCTCAAGGGCGGCGGCACCCTGGTCGAGCAGCAGGTCTCCCGCGACGACAAGGTGATGAGCTACACCTACACTATCCTGGAGGGCCCGCTGCCGGTCTCCGACTACCGCTCGACGCTCGCGGTCGCGCCGGAGGGCTCAGGCTCGAAGGTGACGTGGCAGGGCAGCTTCGGTGCCAAGGGCGTGCCGGACACGGTCGCGCAGGACGCGATCTCGGGAATCTATGAGGCGGGCCTGAAGAGCCTCGCCGACAAGGCCAAGTAG
- a CDS encoding cupin domain-containing protein, with product MNVDVGERLRFVRLRQGLSQRALAKRAGVTNSTISLIESNRVNPSVGALKRILDGVPIGLSDFFAVEPERERKAFYATQELTEIGKGKISYRQVGETLFGRQLQILKERYEVGADTGRILLSHEGEEGGIVLSGRLEVTVGDERRILGPGDAYAFDSRRPHRFRCVGPVPCEVVSACTPPSF from the coding sequence ATGAACGTCGACGTGGGAGAGCGGCTGCGCTTCGTCCGGCTGCGGCAGGGCCTGTCGCAGCGGGCGCTCGCCAAGCGCGCCGGCGTGACGAACTCGACGATCTCGCTCATCGAATCGAACCGGGTGAACCCCTCCGTCGGCGCCCTGAAGCGCATCCTCGACGGCGTGCCGATCGGCCTCTCGGACTTCTTCGCGGTCGAGCCGGAGCGCGAGCGCAAGGCCTTCTACGCGACGCAGGAACTCACCGAGATCGGGAAGGGCAAGATCTCGTACCGGCAGGTCGGCGAGACCCTGTTCGGGCGCCAGCTCCAGATTCTGAAGGAGCGCTACGAGGTCGGTGCCGACACTGGCCGCATCCTGCTCTCGCACGAGGGCGAGGAGGGCGGGATCGTGCTATCGGGTCGCCTGGAGGTGACGGTCGGCGACGAGCGCCGGATCCTCGGCCCCGGTGACGCCTACGCCTTCGACAGCCGACGCCCGCACCGCTTCCGCTGCGTCGGGCCTGTTCCGTGCGAGGTCGTCAGCGCCTGCACGCCGCCGAGCTTCTGA
- a CDS encoding hemolysin family protein yields MLELAIAVALIALNGVFALSELAVVSARKSRLRAMAEARRAGAAAALALAEEPGRFLSTVQIGITLIGILSGAVSGAVLGDRLADLLTAAGLTRSLADTLGYGLVIAVITYLSVIVGELVPKHLALRDPEGIACLVAPGMRLVSRAAKPAVWLLDASTRAVFRLIGQETESASAVTQEEIRALVAEAETAGVIETGERRMIAGVLRLGDRAVRGVMTPRTEVRWIDLGRDEAEIRALLLDSPHSVLPVIDGNPDDVIGVVQVRALVGALASGAPLDLRRHVRAAPVVPDTIDALEALDRLQAAHVPMALVHDEYGHFDGVVTPADILDAIAGAFQSEAAEPEAVQRADGSWLIAGWMPADEMADQLGIRLEASRAYETAAGLVIHALQHIPETGETCEIAGWRFEVVDLDGRRVDKILATRLAEVPA; encoded by the coding sequence TTGCTCGAGCTTGCCATCGCCGTCGCCCTGATCGCGCTGAACGGCGTCTTCGCGCTCTCCGAGCTCGCGGTGGTCTCGGCCCGCAAGAGCCGCCTGCGCGCGATGGCCGAGGCGCGCCGGGCGGGTGCCGCCGCCGCGCTGGCGCTGGCCGAGGAGCCGGGGCGCTTCCTCTCCACGGTGCAGATCGGCATCACCCTGATCGGCATCCTGTCGGGCGCGGTCTCGGGCGCCGTGCTCGGCGACCGGCTCGCCGACCTCCTCACCGCGGCGGGGCTGACGCGCTCGCTCGCCGACACGCTCGGCTACGGGCTCGTCATCGCGGTGATCACCTACCTGTCGGTGATCGTGGGCGAGCTGGTCCCGAAGCACCTCGCGCTGCGCGATCCCGAGGGCATCGCCTGCCTGGTGGCGCCGGGGATGCGGCTGGTCTCGCGCGCGGCCAAGCCCGCGGTCTGGCTCCTCGACGCCTCGACCCGGGCGGTGTTCCGGCTGATCGGCCAGGAGACCGAGAGCGCGAGCGCGGTGACCCAGGAGGAGATCCGCGCCCTCGTGGCCGAGGCCGAGACGGCGGGCGTGATCGAGACCGGTGAGCGCCGGATGATCGCGGGCGTGCTGCGCCTCGGCGACCGGGCGGTGCGCGGAGTGATGACGCCGCGCACGGAGGTGCGCTGGATCGATCTCGGCCGCGACGAGGCGGAGATCCGCGCGCTCCTCCTCGACAGCCCCCACTCCGTGCTGCCGGTCATCGACGGCAACCCCGACGACGTGATCGGCGTGGTGCAGGTGCGCGCCCTGGTCGGCGCGCTCGCCTCCGGGGCGCCGCTCGACCTGCGCCGCCACGTCCGCGCCGCCCCCGTCGTGCCCGACACGATCGACGCCCTCGAAGCCCTGGACCGGCTGCAGGCGGCCCATGTGCCGATGGCGCTGGTGCACGACGAGTACGGCCATTTCGACGGCGTGGTGACACCGGCCGACATCCTCGACGCGATCGCGGGGGCCTTCCAGTCCGAGGCGGCCGAGCCCGAGGCGGTGCAGCGGGCCGACGGCTCCTGGCTCATCGCCGGCTGGATGCCGGCAGACGAGATGGCCGACCAGCTCGGGATCCGGCTGGAGGCGTCGCGCGCCTACGAGACCGCGGCGGGCCTCGTCATCCACGCCCTGCAGCACATCCCCGAGACGGGTGAGACCTGCGAGATCGCGGGCTGGCGCTTCGAGGTGGTCGATCTCGACGGGCGCCGGGTGGACAAGATCCTGGCGACGCGCCTCGCCGAGGTACCGGCCTGA